From a region of the Deltaproteobacteria bacterium genome:
- a CDS encoding type II secretion system protein, which yields MKKKKQLGFTLIELILVIVVLGILAVSALPSFYDVTTSARNSAREGVAGAVNGGLATYRSNALINGTSTAIADMSPAVANAAACSAAARCFLTVLDQGVSDNRWVKTNATTYVYNGASTYTYTAPTANSAGSFICTAGC from the coding sequence ATGAAGAAGAAAAAACAATTAGGGTTTACTCTTATCGAGTTAATCCTCGTTATCGTTGTGCTTGGTATCTTAGCCGTGTCGGCTCTACCTTCATTCTATGATGTTACGACTAGTGCGCGTAACTCAGCTCGCGAAGGTGTGGCAGGTGCGGTGAATGGTGGGTTGGCCACCTATCGGTCTAATGCCTTGATCAATGGTACTTCGACCGCCATTGCAGACATGTCGCCTGCGGTTGCCAACGCGGCTGCCTGTTCTGCTGCGGCTCGTTGTTTCTTGACGGTGTTGGATCAAGGTGTGTCCGATAACCGTTGGGTAAAAACCAATGCGACCACCTATGTATATAACGGTGCGTCAACCTATACTTATACTGCACCTACGGCTAACTCCGCAGGTTCGTTTATTTGTACGGCAGGTTGTTAA
- a CDS encoding type II secretion system protein, producing MKKQLGFTLIELILVIVVLGILAVSALPSFYDVTTSARTSAREGVAGAVNGGLATYRSNALINSTSTAIADLSPAVANAAACSAAARCFLTVLDQGVSDAAWVKTNATTYVYNGTATYTYTPPTANSAGSFICTAGC from the coding sequence ATGAAAAAACAATTGGGGTTTACTCTCATCGAGTTAATCCTCGTCATCGTCGTGCTTGGTATCTTGGCCGTATCGGCTTTGCCTTCATTCTATGATGTTACGACCAGTGCGCGTACTTCGGCTCGTGAAGGTGTGGCAGGTGCGGTGAATGGTGGTTTGGCCACCTATCGGTCTAATGCTTTGATCAATAGTACTTCAACAGCGATCGCAGATCTTTCACCCGCTGTAGCCAATGCTGCTGCATGCTCAGCGGCTGCTCGTTGTTTCTTGACGGTATTGGATCAAGGTGTGTCGGATGCCGCTTGGGTGAAAACCAATGCAACCACCTATGTCTATAATGGTACTGCAACCTATACGTATACGCCACCTACGGCTAACTCCGCAGGTTCGTTTATTTGTACGGCA
- a CDS encoding type II secretion system F family protein encodes MVTLAYRARDLKGVLVEGEVDGYEFKELESSLVNQGLTPVSIEEMKSGSFSLANLSFNRINNMLQTVKSEELIVFTRQFYTLFKAGLSMEIILTTLSKQCQNPKLKEALNAIKVDINSGTSIGRAFSKHPKIFDSLYTAMLSAGEEAGILEQVLLELTIVLEKQVEVKTNIKSATLYPKIVVGVMLVALYVLLTFVIPKFGEFYDKFGGELPGATRLLIGISDFFSTFWWLILALVAAAVIGYKKYYSTYRGRLVIDALAFKIPIFGVLTLKVTMAQFGHLLSSLYKSGMSLPRCFEIMMEVISNKAFVQEISTIKAGIERGTSISEIMRDGQYFSPIIIETTAIGEKTGSLDEMLDAVANHYDLEVKHLTKNLTTMIEPILLCSIFGMVTVMLLAVAMPMWNLSKVVMDKA; translated from the coding sequence ATGGTTACGCTCGCTTACCGTGCTCGTGATTTGAAAGGCGTCTTGGTTGAAGGCGAAGTGGATGGCTATGAGTTTAAAGAGCTAGAGTCATCGCTGGTTAATCAAGGTCTTACCCCCGTCTCGATTGAAGAAATGAAATCGGGTAGCTTTAGCCTTGCCAATTTGAGTTTTAACCGCATCAATAACATGCTGCAAACGGTGAAGTCAGAAGAGCTGATTGTTTTTACCCGCCAGTTCTACACGCTTTTTAAAGCGGGTCTCAGTATGGAGATCATTTTAACAACTCTGTCTAAACAATGTCAGAATCCTAAATTAAAAGAAGCCCTCAATGCTATCAAAGTTGATATTAACTCGGGGACCTCGATTGGGAGGGCGTTTTCAAAGCATCCTAAAATCTTTGACTCCCTTTATACGGCCATGCTTTCGGCCGGTGAAGAAGCCGGTATTTTAGAGCAAGTCTTATTGGAGCTCACCATCGTTTTAGAAAAACAGGTTGAGGTAAAAACAAATATTAAATCAGCAACCCTTTATCCTAAAATCGTGGTGGGGGTTATGCTCGTTGCTTTGTATGTTTTGCTGACATTCGTTATTCCCAAATTCGGAGAATTTTACGACAAGTTTGGCGGCGAGTTGCCCGGGGCAACCCGACTTCTTATTGGCATCAGCGACTTTTTCTCCACTTTTTGGTGGCTCATTTTGGCTCTGGTTGCAGCGGCCGTTATTGGATATAAAAAATATTATTCTACTTATCGGGGGCGTTTAGTCATTGATGCCCTGGCTTTTAAGATCCCTATTTTTGGTGTTCTAACTTTAAAAGTGACCATGGCCCAATTTGGCCATCTTTTATCTTCACTTTACAAGAGTGGCATGTCGTTACCCCGTTGCTTTGAAATTATGATGGAGGTTATTTCGAATAAAGCCTTTGTGCAAGAAATTAGCACCATCAAAGCAGGCATTGAACGAGGCACCAGCATCTCAGAAATCATGCGCGATGGGCAATACTTCTCACCCATCATCATTGAAACAACGGCCATTGGCGAAAAGACCGGCAGTCTTGATGAAATGCTCGATGCCGTGGCTAACCATTATGATTTGGAAGTGAAGCATCTTACTAAAAATTTGACAACCATGATTGAGCCTATCTTGCTTTGCTCTATCTTTGGCATGGTTACAGTTATGCTACTCGCGGTGGCTATGCCCATGTGGAATTTATCGAAAGTGGTTATGGATAAAGCTTAA
- the tadA gene encoding Flp pilus assembly complex ATPase component TadA: MKASTNCQDFLKHLGEEMVQSGLITSDQLAVARVTQDSMGGNIGNILLKKGFVGEDQITNFLSGRLNIPLQSIKGLSIDTNLVRLIPYTLAYRYSMLPLAKRENKIQLALADPLSLYSLDEISNTLHCELEVVLAPKEEVLNAMREHYRKQDLREIDIDEVEVIKETDENQDENTEKVQEMASSVGAVSAVNSIFLQAYREKASDIHVEPQRDYVRVRLRVDGRLEERQILPRRMLLPVTSRIKILSGMNIAERRAPQDGRAQLKISGNFIDMRTSSYPTAFGEKIVIRLLRKDNLMKLEHLGFSSRDLKVFSQVITQPFGIILVTGPTGSGKSTTLYAALQRVNSIDRNIVSVEDPIESEIGGVNQAQVNPKAGMTFASALRSILRQDPDVIMIGEIRDGETADMALRAAMTGHLVFSTLHTNTAVGAIPRLINLGVAPFLLSSSLLGVMAQRLIRRICQDCRTPTPADPQMLRYLGMPEDAVVYKGAGCPKCRNTGFAGRIGLFEIVPVKDKMKTIIEQNAKEEEIMAYIKSTGEYRSMKEDGIEKILQGVVTLEEVIKVTEAE; the protein is encoded by the coding sequence GTGAAAGCGTCTACAAATTGCCAAGATTTTTTAAAGCACTTAGGCGAAGAGATGGTTCAGTCGGGTTTAATCACCTCTGATCAGCTCGCCGTGGCCCGGGTCACCCAAGACAGTATGGGTGGCAATATTGGCAACATTCTCCTAAAAAAAGGTTTCGTGGGTGAAGACCAAATCACCAATTTTCTTTCGGGCCGCCTCAATATTCCCTTACAATCCATTAAAGGTTTATCCATCGATACTAATTTGGTGCGTTTGATCCCCTATACCTTGGCGTATCGCTATTCCATGTTGCCCCTGGCCAAACGTGAAAATAAAATCCAATTGGCGCTGGCCGATCCTTTGAGCCTTTATTCCTTAGATGAAATTTCAAACACGCTGCATTGTGAATTAGAAGTGGTGCTAGCCCCCAAAGAAGAAGTGCTAAACGCCATGCGGGAGCACTATCGCAAACAAGATTTGCGCGAAATCGACATCGACGAAGTTGAAGTGATTAAAGAGACCGATGAAAACCAAGATGAAAACACCGAAAAGGTGCAAGAGATGGCTTCTTCGGTGGGCGCGGTATCAGCAGTCAATTCTATTTTTCTTCAGGCCTATCGCGAGAAGGCCAGCGATATTCATGTGGAGCCACAACGGGATTATGTGCGCGTGCGATTGCGCGTGGATGGTAGGCTCGAAGAACGGCAAATCCTACCTCGGCGTATGTTATTGCCGGTAACAAGCCGTATCAAAATACTTTCTGGGATGAATATTGCTGAACGCCGTGCCCCGCAAGATGGAAGGGCGCAACTCAAGATTTCTGGAAATTTTATTGATATGCGAACCTCGAGCTACCCCACCGCGTTTGGCGAAAAAATTGTCATTCGTTTATTGCGCAAAGACAATTTAATGAAATTGGAACACTTGGGTTTTTCATCCAGGGATTTAAAAGTTTTTTCTCAAGTTATTACTCAACCCTTTGGGATTATCTTAGTAACCGGGCCCACCGGTTCAGGGAAAAGTACCACCTTGTATGCTGCCTTGCAGAGGGTTAATTCGATTGATCGAAACATTGTTTCTGTTGAAGACCCGATTGAGAGTGAAATTGGTGGGGTTAATCAAGCCCAAGTAAATCCCAAAGCGGGCATGACCTTTGCTTCAGCTTTGCGAAGTATTTTGCGCCAAGATCCCGATGTCATCATGATCGGAGAAATCCGCGATGGAGAAACTGCCGACATGGCCTTACGTGCCGCTATGACGGGGCATTTAGTTTTTTCAACCTTGCACACGAATACGGCGGTGGGTGCCATTCCTAGGCTCATCAATTTGGGTGTCGCCCCCTTTCTACTTTCAAGTTCTCTTTTAGGTGTCATGGCGCAACGTTTAATTCGTAGAATTTGCCAAGACTGTCGCACTCCCACCCCAGCCGATCCCCAGATGCTGCGTTATTTGGGGATGCCTGAAGATGCAGTGGTTTATAAAGGAGCGGGTTGCCCTAAATGCCGCAATACGGGTTTTGCCGGCAGGATTGGCTTGTTTGAAATTGTCCCGGTTAAAGACAAAATGAAAACGATCATCGAACAAAACGCCAAAGAAGAAGAGATCATGGCTTACATTAAAAGTACCGGTGAATATCGCAGCATGAAAGAAGATGGCATTGAAAAAATTTTGCAGGGTGTAGTTACGCTAGAAGAAGTTATTAAAGTAACGGAGGCAGAATAA